GGTTTCTGAAACAACCCTTACTTCAAGAAATATCTAGAGTTTGGGTTCttcttaattgatttttttgagTGGGAAATAGGAAAATGCTATACATCTCGCTCCCAGTCActgctgtaaaaaagtttttttttttttaattttttttatttaatgattaagaaagtattttttaataatgttataaatttttttttttaaatatttagtaatattaaaaaaatacatctaaaaaaatattaaaaaaaattttcattttacactAACGGTGGCTCTAGCTGGAAGCGGTAACCGTCTCATGAACCGTGGGAAAcagcctttctttcttttttttccaattttcaatTCTTGACACATGGCAAGTCACAAAAGTATGAGAAAAGGTAGTATGCTCCTAAAATGTACCGCCCAATATTTGACCGCTTgggtaattattattattattattttttaatttaacgattaaagaagtaattttaaatatattgatatatatttttgttttttaaaaatatttaaaaatattaaaaaaaaaacatactatTCAGGCTGTAAAGTAGCACTGCTTCAAAAGTATTTCACTTGGAAACACGTTTTCTATATTTTATCCTATCAAGTTAAGAACacattttttcttataaatttacCGGCAATTACAAACTCAAAGGAACATTTGACGACTTAACTCTGTTATCTTGTGTTTATTATTATAGCTCAGGTTTTACTGAAAAAGTAAAAACgaataaaacaaatgaaaagtATTGGTGgctatttttatataagtaacgCTACAAGTATTTTTGCATATTTCCTgcacactccactgatatgattgactggattaatttttttttaatatataactaatcatatcactagAGTATACAAAaaagtacgtaaaaatgactatatatagaaGTTTTGTTTTTAGATTGATAGGGCCATTCTAATAAGGAAACTGTTACTACATCACAGCCCAAGAATCACGCCACGCATTACAAGATAGGATTGGGTACCAGCTGCTCGAATATGAAAAGTAGTAGTGGGAAGCACCAAAGAAGTCTACTTTTAATTAATCAATACCCATTATCCCTTTGAATGGAGTGGTTGTTGCCAAGAAGTTGCCaacaagtttctaaaattatttattcaCGATGAGTAATTTAAAATTGGACCTTTTGGTAATTAAATAGTAATCGCGCATACTCAGAGCATAGCAGCATCTTTCATTGCCTTTCAATCAATTCTTCATAATCATGATCTACTTCCATATATCCATCCATGGAATCATGATCTCTTCTTAAACTTTAGAAGGAAAGATATACACAAACAGATTATACAatataaactcacaaactaatTAATTCTAGTGTgaacttaatttaatttagacctTTCATTCTTAATTTATTCATCTGTTCAAGTACatcttgatatatataaattagatatccaaaacttcatatataaattaaaagacgtcttttaattttcaaaacaaactTCTCTTGTATAGACACTTGACTAACTTGTTTATCTGATTATATTgcataaaaaatagatttcttgctttatttatttattttttctgtatATGGTATTAAATGAAtccaaaagattttataaatctaattattaatttgaatttaaaactaaattattaaattggaaataatatatttacgtGTTTCatacttttaaagaaaaaaataaacctgAAAAagaagacatatatatatatataaactaaaaagcatatttataatatttaaaaatagtgaatattatAAATCAGAGATGAAATTAAAGATTCCAAATATTTGCAAGGCAGGTGGTTGATTAACTAAGTGGTGGTTGTGCACGGTAACGATGGAAGAGGGGCTCGCGTGGAGATGGTTTTGTTCTGGAAATGGAGCTCACGCTGTGGAGGAGTTTCAAGGTCGCTTGGTGTGCTGCTGCTTCATGAAGTGAAAATAAAACGAAGGATAAGGCGAGAAATACGGGGAGAGTTGGTGAAAGTTGGTGGCCTGCTGTCGGGAGAGaatcagaggagaagaaaaatcaaGCGGAATATACGCATTGGTCACGGCGTAAGAAATTGGAAaccaaagaagagaaaataaacaTGTGGGTCACGGGTGCTACATGAGGGAAACAGCCTTCCTATCAATTTCTAGACTTTGGGTTCttctttattgattttctttgaGTGGGAAACagccattcttttctttttctttttctttttcaaattttagtgCATTTACAATGGATACACACTCATTAATCTCCGCTTTCAGACCGAATTTGCATGGAAAGTCACAAAAGTACATAAGTGGGGAACACATTTTCCCTCATAAATTTACCGACAATTACAAATTCAAAGGAACATCCCCAGTACTCTCCTTTCTTTGACCCACATCACATCTCTATAATTACACCTCTCTTCTGAAACATTTATCACACGTACAGAGAAGATGACCACTTCTTCCATGGCCTTACAAGGAGCTTCTTCCTCTCTCcggtcctcttcttcttccatccATCCATGGACTCACGATGTATTCTTAAGCTTTAGAGGTAAAGATGTTCgccaaaaatttatttctcatcTATACCATGCTTTGAATAAAAGGGGAATCAACACTTACATAGATGATGAGCtcgaaagaggagaagaaatttCTCAAGCACTTTTTCAAGCTATCGAAGGGTCAATGATTTCCATCATTgtactatctaaaaactatgCAGACTCCAGATGGTGCTTGAACGAATTATTGAAGATCCTTGAATGTATGGGAACAGTAAAACAAAATGTTCTACCAGTATTTTACGAGGTTGATCCATCAGATGTAAGACATCAAAAAGGAAGTTTTGGAGAAGCATTCGCTAAACTTAAAGACAAGTTCGAGGGCAACGAAGAAGTGCTGAAGTGGGAGGCAGCTTTAGAAAAACTAGCCAATATGTCGGGGGTCGAGTTAAAAAATTACAGGTACTTTTGATTCTTTGAATAGATAtgtgtgtgtctgtgtgtgaTGTTAAAGCGAACTTTATGAAGAAAACTAAAGCAATTTGGGCATTGATAAAGATATGGTACTACCACATTATTAATTTCACCTTAAAGTTTATTGGAGAAactgagaaaatgaaaaatataaatttaaatctaagaatagaggaatatatgaaatttcgtcgtccataaaacaactaaataaggtggaaaaaaaaagaaataagaaaaaggatgatgattttttatttcttatcagAATCATATATaccttcataaaaaaaataaaacaactttaAATAAGCACtgcttttttgttgcaatttgtTTCGATTCATAAATACGTACTGATCTTCAATTATAAGTTTTAGATTAAGGGAGATCCGAGAATGGACAGAATTAAGATAGTTAAAATGTTTGTTAATACAcacaaaagaatgaaaatgtaaGTCTAACAAGGGCACGagaaatatacaaattaatatataaacattcAGATTAAGGAGGGACAAAGGCTACCCTTTCACATCGTAATCTACTACTATCACtttgatatgaagaaaaaaaattggaaaaacatgtattatattattattatattaatctTATTCATGTGCCATTTACTGTGAAAAGTACTATTACTCGTTAATTTGTCTTCTTTGTTATATTGATAGGAAAGAGTCAGAATTTATCGAGGAAATCATCCAATGGGCGGAGTTAAGAGTGGTAAACCAACCTCTAAGCGTTGCCAAGTATCCAATTGGGATAGAGTATCGTAAACGAGACATTTATAAACATTTAAGTATTGAAAGGAATGATATTATACGTATTGTAGGGATATTCGGAACTGGTGGAATTGGTAAGACGACTATTTCCAAAGACATCTATAACCAGTTTTACTCTCAATTTGAAGGAAGTTGTTTCTTGAAAAACGTTAGAGAAACTTCAAAACCAGCAGGAGGTCTGATTCAGCTGCAAAATACCATTCTTTTTGAGATTTTAGGAACAAAATTGGATGTTCCTAATACTGACAAAGGAATCAATGTGATTAAGAACAAACTTAGCTCTAAAAGGATTCTactaattcttgatgatgtggatgagTTGGTCCAACTAGAAAATCTAGCCGGAGATCGCGCTTGGTTTGGTTTGGGAAGTAGAATTATCATAACAACGAGAGATCAACGTTTACTAGATAACGCTAAAGTTGATTCAAAACATGAGGTGATGATTTTGGATGACAGTGAAGCTCTTCAACTCTTTAGCTTGCATGCTGTTGGGAAAGATGAACCATCTGATGAGTATGTGGACCTCGCTAAACAAGTAATACAATATGCTAAGGGCCTTCCATTGGCTTTAGCAGTGCTAGGTTCGGATCTAAAGGGTAAAAGTGCATATCAATGGAAGAGTGCATTGGATAAGTATAAAAACATTCCCAATAGAGATATTCAGAAAGTACTTTTAGTGAGTTATGAAGGATTAGATAATAATGAGAAGGAAATATTTCTtgatattgcatgtttcttcaaaGGAGAACCTTTGCTTAATATCATGAAAATATTTGACAATTGTGGTTTTTCTCCGGATGATGGTATCGACAGGCTTAAAGACAAGTGTCTTATTACTATTGAAGGTGGATATGTTCGGATGCATGACTTACTACAAGATATGGGTCAAGAAATTGTTCGTCTAGAATCACCCAACGAACCTGGTCAACGTAGTAGATTATTTTTTCACGAGGATGTCCGTCATGTGTTGGAAGAAAGCATGGTAAgagtaagaataaaatatttaatttcacattatttcccatttttaaaaatgaaatctaGCGGAAAATTTTGGCCttatgaattaatatataaatgaatatgtaaacatatatatatacatacatatatatatgctagaAATCAAAATGAATTTGTAGTTATGTATAATAGATTTTGTTTAACTAAGATcattaatgaataaaagaatcatgtctaaatttcctttttggtttctAATATCCTAACAttttaataatgagaaaattgatgcttaactttataaaataattttgctaACAATTTTGTGCTTTCACTTACGTACTAGGGCACAAATAAAGTTGGAGGCATGATGATACAAATGCCTAAAGGTGAGGAAGTGATAAGGTTGAATTCTGAAGCATTTGTACAGATGAAAAGACTTAGAGTGCTTATCAATCGTAATGCAAGTTTTTCAAGTGGACCTAATTATCTCTCCAACGAATTAAGAGTACTTGATTGGTTTGGATATCCGCTACAATCTTTGCCACCCAATTTCCATGGAAATAAACTCATTATCTTTAAAATGTGTGGTAGCTTCATCAGGGAGTTAAACTTCATCAAGTTTAAGGTATCTACAATTATAATCTTCAATAACTTTGTTTCTTTAATCCATGTGCTAaactccttttatttttatttttaacagaaTATGACAATTATGGATTTTAGTGACTGtaagtttttaacaaaagttccagatctttcaagcatcccaaatttgaaggaattgatTGCTAGATGGTGTAGAAGTTTAGTTGAGGTGCATAATTCCGTCGGATCCTTGGCGTATCTTTGTCGATTGAATTTTCATGGATGCACTAACCTTGAAAATTTTCCAACAAGCCTCAAGTTGAGATCTTTACAATTCCTTCAACTTTGTTTTTGCTCAAGCCTTCGTAGCTTTCCTAAAATTGAGTgtgaaatgaaatttttaacTCGGTTGGATCTATCCTTTACTACAGTGGAAGAACTACCTTTATCAATTGGAAATCTTGCTAGACTTGATAGTTTACTTCTAGATGGCTGCAAAAACCTTAAGCGTCTCCCAATTAACTTTATTCTTCGGTTACCACATTTAACTGGACTTGGGATATTTGCTGGTTGTACAAATCTAGTAAAGAAGATGGGGTATGATGGGTCTACAACAATGGAAGACGAGATTTCATCGAATGAAGAACAACTCCAGGAATTGGCGCCTCCAACAAATTCAAGCAATGAAAGCAGTGCATTACAAGTGTTGAATCATCAGAATTGTTTCCAATCAGAATCAAATTTCTTTCCAATATCAAGTTTATTTACCATGTTTGATTCTTCGACCACTTTGACTTATTTAGATCTATCGGGAAGTGAATTTGTTAGCCTTCCCACGATCATCAAAGGATTTGTCGCACTTGTTAGGCTCTGTTTGATGCATTGCGAGAAACTTGAAGAAATCTTAGAACTTCCACCAAATATAGTACTAGTAGAAGTTTTAGGATGCAAGTCATTAGAAAGATTTCCAGAAGTATCAAGAATAATGGAATTCAATGGAAGCCACATTAGATCTCTAAAAAGGATTGACTTGGATGGCTGCGACAAAATGCATGAGAAGATTTGGATTTATAAAGTGCCAAATCCATTACTGTGGAAGGTATGTATGTGTCTCATcctctacttatcaaaaaaaaaatgtatgtgtctcatcctctctctctctatgaatTCTATATAGAAATAGGATGCAtgactttaaaataaatgatgatgacgatgatatTGGTTTAACAGGCCGGACATTATAGAACCAATGAGGACAGGGAGGAAGAAGAATGGGTAATAAATATTGAGGGGCCAAACCATTTGGAGGATATAAGCGGAATTGTGGTGTATGCCTCTATTTCTTATACAGGTCATATTGATTGCTCTGTATATGATTCCGCTATGGTAACCATTAAAACCTCAAATTGTGTATGGCGATTCAAAACTAATGAAGCTGTACGCTTGTCTAATACTGATAAAACGAATGAATTTAATAATGAAGTAATGGTGTTGTACTCCGATTTAGAATCGTTTGAGCCAAAGGTTTTGGACGATTTGGTTGTTCAACTTGATATTCCTACTTTTTTTTCGGGACTGTATTATGGGAGTTTGGGAGCCAATATTGTATACATGCATGAAAGCAGAGcacataaaagaagaaaaatggattgAATTAAATGATTGGCCAAGTGGTATGGAATTTCAGGtgagattttcatttcatttttgtttgtgcTCTCTGGTCTTAAAGACTTAATTTGGTATGGAATGCACAAGAAACTAAGAAGTTTGCTAAATCTTGTAGTTGTAGCAGGATTTTTCAGTCCATCCAAATCAAAGGACagagaagaaattgaagaaagtgaacACGGGGTGTTTGATGAAATGCCCCAGTTAACTTGAGAGAACCAAGAGTCTACTGTTTCTATTTATAATGTGCATTACATCAACACAAGAGATATTTTGCCGTTGGAGACTTGTGTCTATACAAGGTTACTTGCAGAAATGAAATAATACAAAGTTGACAAAGTTGGAATTAGCCGTTGCATGGATTGGGGTTGCCATATGGATGATCGGGAGAATCTTTAGCAAATGGGGATGCGTTAACCATCGTTGTGGCTATTTCTGTGAGAGATGGGTCTTCATTTGGTAAGTCTTCATTTCTGGATATAGCAGTCGATGGATTATCGGTGTTATTAGATGGATagtaactcaaactatctcttTATGGAGAGCTATACCGCTGTATTGCTAATACAAAAGGAGCTTTTGTGCATCCAGCATTGTACGAGAATTTTGGACTAATAGCCGTTGAAGTAATGAGCAGCGGATTACCCACCTTAATTTGCAACAGAGGAGGTCTAGCAGAAATAATTGTTGATGGAATCTCAACGTTTCACATTGTATAATGGTGACGAATTGAGCCACAAGATTGTTGATTTCTTTGAAATGTGCAAGGCGGGTCCTGAAAATTGGAACAAGATCGCAAAAGCTAGTCTCTGGCGTATAAATTAATCGTAAGTATTTCACGACCAGATATAGAGAACTAACCATGACGATTTCCTTTGACACTTGGTTGTTCTTGGATTGCAGCTACGCATGGAAGATTTAAGCAAACAAGCTGCTGAACATGGGAGCAGCGTATGGATTATGGAGGCAGATGAACAAGGAACAAAAGTTAgctaaacaaaaacatatcaacATATTCTACAATCTCCCATTTAGGAATTTGTGGAGtttttacaactatatttagGCATGttgaaacttatcaaaaaaaatatttaggcaAATTGAAGTCATAAACATTTATATTGAGTTCTATTCATTGTATCATAGGGAAGGAGTTTGCTCATCCCAAGCGAAGAACCCCAACAAGCAACACCAGCTGCGACGTCTAAAGCCTAAACAACCAGCCATAACGTCGACAACTGAATCCTAGTCCAGACCAAGGCATAAAAGCTAACtcttaagaaaatataattttttttaaaaaaatttactgaaCAAAAGTTATTTGATTTCCTTCCATGGTTGCAAGTTATGCAGAAGGGGGCATAGAACAAGttagagaaaatggtggaatTAAGAAGAAATTAGTTTTCATGTTTTTATTAATGCATATTTCTTATGCAACAAATGGTCCTTTTAAATAGTAAGAGAGGAAATG
This is a stretch of genomic DNA from Carya illinoinensis cultivar Pawnee chromosome 15, C.illinoinensisPawnee_v1, whole genome shotgun sequence. It encodes these proteins:
- the LOC122295994 gene encoding disease resistance protein RPV1-like isoform X1 — its product is MTTSSMALQGASSSLRSSSSSIHPWTHDVFLSFRGKDVRQKFISHLYHALNKRGINTYIDDELERGEEISQALFQAIEGSMISIIVLSKNYADSRWCLNELLKILECMGTVKQNVLPVFYEVDPSDVRHQKGSFGEAFAKLKDKFEGNEEVLKWEAALEKLANMSGVELKNYRKESEFIEEIIQWAELRVVNQPLSVAKYPIGIEYRKRDIYKHLSIERNDIIRIVGIFGTGGIGKTTISKDIYNQFYSQFEGSCFLKNVRETSKPAGGLIQLQNTILFEILGTKLDVPNTDKGINVIKNKLSSKRILLILDDVDELVQLENLAGDRAWFGLGSRIIITTRDQRLLDNAKVDSKHEVMILDDSEALQLFSLHAVGKDEPSDEYVDLAKQVIQYAKGLPLALAVLGSDLKGKSAYQWKSALDKYKNIPNRDIQKVLLVSYEGLDNNEKEIFLDIACFFKGEPLLNIMKIFDNCGFSPDDGIDRLKDKCLITIEGGYVRMHDLLQDMGQEIVRLESPNEPGQRSRLFFHEDVRHVLEESMGTNKVGGMMIQMPKGEEVIRLNSEAFVQMKRLRVLINRNASFSSGPNYLSNELRVLDWFGYPLQSLPPNFHGNKLIIFKMCGSFIRELNFIKFKNMTIMDFSDCKFLTKVPDLSSIPNLKELIARWCRSLVEVHNSVGSLAYLCRLNFHGCTNLENFPTSLKLRSLQFLQLCFCSSLRSFPKIECEMKFLTRLDLSFTTVEELPLSIGNLARLDSLLLDGCKNLKRLPINFILRLPHLTGLGIFAGCTNLVKKMGYDGSTTMEDEISSNEEQLQELAPPTNSSNESSALQVLNHQNCFQSESNFFPISSLFTMFDSSTTLTYLDLSGSEFVSLPTIIKGFVALVRLCLMHCEKLEEILELPPNIVLVEVLGCKSLERFPEVSRIMEFNGSHIRSLKRIDLDGCDKMHEKIWIYKVPNPLLWKAGHYRTNEDREEEEWVINIEGPNHLEDISGIVVYASISYTGHIDCSVYDSAMVTIKTSNCVWRFKTNEAVRLSNTDKTNEFNNEVMVLYSDLESFEPKVLDDLVVQLDIPTFFSGLYYGSLGANIVYMHESRAHKRRKMD
- the LOC122295994 gene encoding disease resistance protein RPV1-like isoform X2; protein product: MTTSSMALQGASSSLRSSSSSIHPWTHDVFLSFRDSRWCLNELLKILECMGTVKQNVLPVFYEVDPSDVRHQKGSFGEAFAKLKDKFEGNEEVLKWEAALEKLANMSGVELKNYRKESEFIEEIIQWAELRVVNQPLSVAKYPIGIEYRKRDIYKHLSIERNDIIRIVGIFGTGGIGKTTISKDIYNQFYSQFEGSCFLKNVRETSKPAGGLIQLQNTILFEILGTKLDVPNTDKGINVIKNKLSSKRILLILDDVDELVQLENLAGDRAWFGLGSRIIITTRDQRLLDNAKVDSKHEVMILDDSEALQLFSLHAVGKDEPSDEYVDLAKQVIQYAKGLPLALAVLGSDLKGKSAYQWKSALDKYKNIPNRDIQKVLLVSYEGLDNNEKEIFLDIACFFKGEPLLNIMKIFDNCGFSPDDGIDRLKDKCLITIEGGYVRMHDLLQDMGQEIVRLESPNEPGQRSRLFFHEDVRHVLEESMGTNKVGGMMIQMPKGEEVIRLNSEAFVQMKRLRVLINRNASFSSGPNYLSNELRVLDWFGYPLQSLPPNFHGNKLIIFKMCGSFIRELNFIKFKNMTIMDFSDCKFLTKVPDLSSIPNLKELIARWCRSLVEVHNSVGSLAYLCRLNFHGCTNLENFPTSLKLRSLQFLQLCFCSSLRSFPKIECEMKFLTRLDLSFTTVEELPLSIGNLARLDSLLLDGCKNLKRLPINFILRLPHLTGLGIFAGCTNLVKKMGYDGSTTMEDEISSNEEQLQELAPPTNSSNESSALQVLNHQNCFQSESNFFPISSLFTMFDSSTTLTYLDLSGSEFVSLPTIIKGFVALVRLCLMHCEKLEEILELPPNIVLVEVLGCKSLERFPEVSRIMEFNGSHIRSLKRIDLDGCDKMHEKIWIYKVPNPLLWKAGHYRTNEDREEEEWVINIEGPNHLEDISGIVVYASISYTGHIDCSVYDSAMVTIKTSNCVWRFKTNEAVRLSNTDKTNEFNNEVMVLYSDLESFEPKVLDDLVVQLDIPTFFSGLYYGSLGANIVYMHESRAHKRRKMD
- the LOC122295994 gene encoding disease resistance protein RPV1-like isoform X3, with protein sequence MTTSSMALQGASSSLRSSSSSIHPWTHDVFLSFRGKDVRQKFISHLYHALNKRGINTYIDDELERGEEISQALFQAIEGSMISIIVLSKNYADSRWCLNELLKILECMGTVKQNVLPVFYEVDPSDVRHQKGSFGEAFAKLKDKFEGNEEVLKWEAALEKLANMSGVELKNYRKESEFIEEIIQWAELRVVNQPLSVAKYPIGIEYRKRDIYKHLSIERNDIIRIVGIFGTGGIGKTTISKDIYNQFYSQFEGSCFLKNVRETSKPAGGLIQLQNTILFEILGTKLDVPNTDKGINVIKNKLSSKRILLILDDVDELVQLENLAGDRAWFGLGSRIIITTRDQRLLDNAKVDSKHEVMILDDSEALQLFSLHAVGKDEPSDEYVDLAKQVIQYAKGLPLALAVLGSDLKGKSAYQWKSALDKYKNIPNRDIQKVLLVSYEGLDNNEKEIFLDIACFFKGEPLLNIMKIFDNCGFSPDDGIDRLKDKCLITIEGGYVRMHDLLQDMGQEIVRLESPNEPGQRSRLFFHEDVRHVLEESMGTNKVGGMMIQMPKGEEVIRLNSEAFVQMKRLRVLINRNASFSSGPNYLSNELRVLDWFGYPLQSLPPNFHGNKLIIFKMCGSFIRELNFIKFKNMTIMDFSDCKFLTKVPDLSSIPNLKELIARWCRSLVEVHNSVGSLAYLCRLNFHGCTNLENFPTSLKLRSLQFLQLCFCSSLRSFPKIECEMKFLTRLDLSFTTVEELPLSIGNLARLDSLLLDGCKNLKRLPINFILRLPHLTGLGIFAGCTNLVKKMGYDGSTTMEDEISSNEEQLQELAPPTNSSNESSALQVLNHQNCFQSESNFFPISSLFTMFDSSTTLTYLDLSGSEFVSLPTIIKGFVALVRLCLMHCEKLEEILELPPNIVLVEVLGCKSLERFPEVSRIMEFNGSHIRSLKRIDLDGCDKMHEKIWIYKVPNPLLWKL